Genomic segment of Molothrus aeneus isolate 106 chromosome 3, BPBGC_Maene_1.0, whole genome shotgun sequence:
GGCGATTCCAGGAGATCCAAACTCAGGGATGGTTGGGAGGACTCCGCGCCTTGTGTGTTCCAGATCCATAAATTTTGTCGGAGAAGAGACGGGTTTGCGTTTGTGCCCCGCGGCCGGGATCGGGgttgggaacgggaatgggatcGGGATCGGGGTCAGGAATGGGATCATGATCAGAATCAGGATTGGAATTGGGATTGAGGCTGGGATCAGGATTGAGATCCGTattgggattgggatcgggatcaggattgggatcGGGATTGGGACTGGGATTGGAAACGGGATCAGAATCAGGATCAGAATTGGGGTTTggatcaggattgggatcaggattaGAATCAggattggggttggggttgggtcAGGATTGGGATGGGGCCAGGGCTTGGAATTGGGATCAAGATTGAGACTGTGATCGGAATCTAGATctggattgggattgggatcaagATCCACATCAGAATTGGGATCGGGATGAGGATTGGGATCAGAATCAGGATTGGGATCGGGATCAGGACTGGGATAAGGATTGAGACTGGGATCAGAATCCAGATCcagattgggattgggatccaCATCGGGATCGAAATCAGAAATGGGATCAGAATCAGGATCAGGATTGGAATTGGGATTGAGACTGGGATCAGGATTGAGATCCGTATTGGAATTGGGATTGGAATCAGGATCGGGGTTGGGATCGGAATTGGAGATTGGAAATGGGATCAGAATCGGGATCAGAATCAGGATCAGAATTGGAATCagggttgggattgggattgggatggggccAGGGCTTGGAATTGGAGTTGGGATTGGGATCAAGATTGAAACTGGGATCAGGATCCAGATctggattgggattgggatccaCATCGGGATTGAAATCAGAATtgggatcaggattgggatcgggatcaggatcaggatcaggattggCACCaggatcaggattgggatcGAGATTGGGATTGGAATCCGGAACCCGACccccctcagcacagccccatcccggaggggttttttgggtttttttggggttttttttaattccgtggaaaagagggaaaggcGGATCCCGGTTTTCTCCCCCCCCCGGGGGTTTTCCCGTTGGGCGGGATTGGCGGACTCGGAGCGGTGGCGGCGATTCCAGGAGATCCAAACTCAGGGATGGTTGGGAGGACTCCGCGCCTTGTGTGTTCCAGATCCATAAATTTTGTCGGAGAAGAGACGGGTTTGCGTTTGTGCCCCGCGGCCGGGATCGGGATTGGGGTCGGGATCAATATCAGAATCAGGATTGGGGTTGGGATCGGGATTGGGATTGGAAATGGGATCAGGAATtaggattgggattgggatcagaaTCCTGATCGGAATTGGAATGGGGATTGGGGTTGGAATCGGGATCCGAATCAGAATTGGGATCGGGATTGGGTTCGGAATAAAGATCAGGATCAGGATAAGGATTGGAAgtgggatcgggatcgggattgGGATCGGGATTGAGGTCcagattgggattgggatcaggactgggacctggattgagattgggatcaggattgggattgggattgggatcaggatcggGATTGGGATCACAATTTGGGTTGGAAACGGGATCAAaattgggattgggaatgggatcagaatcaggattgggattgggatcaagAGAgggatcaggattgggatcaggatcggAATTGGAATTGGGATCATGACTGGGAATGGAATTGGGATTGGCATCAGGACTGGAAACGGGATCGGGATCGGAATCGGAATTGAGATTAGGATCGAACTTGGATcaggatggggaatgggaatgggattggaaATGGGATTAGGATCGGCATCAGGATCACAATGGGGATCGGGATTGGAATCAGAACTGGAATCAGAatcgggattgggattgggattgagATCAGGATCGAACTTGGatcaggatggggatggggtttggaaTCAGAATAGGGATCGGGATCAGAATCAGGATCAGCTTTGGGATCGGGATCAGGATTAGGACGGGGATTGGGATCAAGACTGGGAATGGAGTCAGCATTAGGATCAGGATCGGGATTGGAATCAGGATCAGGATCGGGATGAGCACTGGGATTGGGAtcgggatggggatggggcctGGAATAGGGATTGGGATCGGGATCAGAAGTGGAATCGGGACCAGGATTGGGATGAGAATCGGGATCAGGATGTggaattgggaatgggaatgggatcaggacTGGAATCAAAATCAGGATCCGGATTGGAGTCGGAATTGGGACTGAGATTGGGATCGAACCGGGAATTATCTGGGAATTCCGGCCCAGctgggaattccttcccaaaatcccccccttTCCCCATGGAAATCCACTCCATGGCCCCACCCTTTTTTCCTCATGGGAAAACTTCCCGGAATTCCAACTCATTCCctcatcccaaaattccccaaccGTTTCCCACCCCCAGTTcccgttttttccccctcctccaccttctcccagatttttccatttgttcGGGAATTTTCCATCcataaaattttccatttttttccccgcgaatttcccatccttttttttttttaattaattttttttttttaaaatttttttttttttacaatttcttCGGGAATTttccccatccctccttcccaacGTCTCCCACCGTCCCAAGAATTCCCAACCCGGGATCCGTCCCGCCAAGAATATTCCCAACCTGGGAATTCCCACCCCGCCGAATCCCCGGGatcaatttttgttttttaattaacgAGGACGGATTGGGCGctaacggggggggggggaggggacgACACTACAGGGGCCGCGGATCCCGTGGGATTTTCCCGGGATTTTTTTTCCCGGGTTTTTCCCGGGATTTTTCCGGGTTTTTTCCCGTCACTGCCCGTCCTTGGAGAAGCTCTTCCCGATGGCGTTCTTGAAGAGCGTCACCAGCGGCGTCCGGATCCTCTCCGGGCTCATGAATCCCCCGTAACGCTTCTCCTTCCGGGAATTCCATGGGAATTTCGGGaactcttcctcttcctcatcctcctcaccctcctcttcCGTGGGTTCTTCCCTCCGGAATTCCGGGCGGGAATTCTCCTCCGACTCCTCCTCGGCGCCGTTGGGGTAAACCTTGACCGGCCTCCTCTTGCGCCCCACGGGTTTCCCCCACCGGAAGTGCTCCATGGAATACGAGCGCTTCCCGTCCTTCCCCGAGTGCCGGAAAAACCCGGGAATTCCGGCCTCATTCCCCAGCCCCTTTTCCGCTTCCGCTTCCGCTTCCGCTTCCGCTTCCGCTTCCGCTTCCGCTTCCTCTCCCTGGCGTTTTCCGGGCTCGGTGGCGTTTTTCCGGCCGAACTGGTTCCACCGGAAGTGGCTCATGACGTAGCGCCGCAGGCCCTCGGAGAGCGGCTGGAATTGCCCGTTCCCGGGAAAAACCGGAGATTCCAGGGAAATCTGGGCCCGGCACGAGCCGGCGCACGCCTGCCaccggggcggggaggggggaatCATTCCGGGGATTTGGGAACAGCCGGGATGGAATTCCCAACCTTTCGCGGCGTCGGGGGTAAATGGGGAGcggggaggggatttgggagcctTGTGGAAGCGGGAAAATTTTTTGGCCGATCCCAAAAATTTGGGAACTCCCAAAAAAGTTTTGGGAGAAACCCCGTTGTGGGAAAGGATTTGGGAATTCTCGGATTTGGGAATTCCGggatttcccaggtttttttttgtgatccTGGAGTTCGGGATTATTTGGGAATGGGGGACTTGGGACCATCTGGATGtggggaaaatttggaattCTGGATCCTTTAGAATTTGGGGAATTCCCGAATTTGGGATTCCCtggaaaaccaaaaattttCAGAGAATCCAACGTgggggagggatttgggaattcccacCTTTCCCGTGttgggggaaaaatttgggaatgggggatttgggaccCTTTTGGAAGCGGGAAAATTTGGGCCAATTCTGGAATTCGGGGCCCTCGGGAATTTGGGAGGATCCCACGTcgggagggatttgggaattcccaaatttgggaattctgggatgcAATTCCCGCTTTTTTTTGTGATCCTGGAGTTTGGGATTATTTGGGAATGAGGGACTTGGGACCATCTGGGACCAAGTGGGAAAATTTGGAATTCGGGGCCCtcgggaatttggggaattccCGAATTTGGGATTCCCTGGAAAACCAAAAATTTGGAGAGAATCccacgggggggggggggggggggggggggatttgggaattcccgaatttggggattttttggagggggaaattttgggatcTATGGGATTTGATCCCAAGAATTCTCTGGgaaaattcccattcccaaatccctcaaTTATTTTGTGACTTTTGCAATTtgatcccaaaaaaatccctgggaaaattccccttcccagccctcctcctccattccccattccccccaaatcccaaatccccaaatcccccaaatccccaaatcccccaaatccccaaatcccaaaatcccaaatcccccaaatcccaaaatccccaatcccCAAGCTCCAAACCCTAAATCCCAAATCTCTGATCCTGAACCcgacaaaacccccaaatcccaaacccaccaaatcccaaaacccccaaatccccaaaaccccaaagtttTACCAGAATTCCGGCCTCGTTCCTGAGTTCCCGGCATTGGGAATTCCCCAATTCCGAAAACTCCAactcccaaatccccaaatccccaaaaccccaaatcccaaaaaccccaaacctcaaaaccccaaaatcccaaaccccaaatcccaaaaccctAAAACCACCAAAGCCCAAAAACTCCAAATCCCAAAACCACttaaccccaaacccccaaaatcccaaactccAAAAACcgcaaaccccaaatccccaaatccttctattttttgggatttttgggatttgaaTCCCAAATcctaaaccccaaatcccaaaaccccaaatcccaaaaaccccaaaccccaaaaccccaaatcccaaagcccaaaaacccaaatcccaaatctcaaattccaaaaccccaaagcccaaaaccccaaatcccaaccctTTACCGGAATTCCGGCCTCGTTGCCGAGTTCCCGGCATTGGGAATTCCCCAATTCCCAAAcaccaaatccccaaaaccccaaacctcaaaaccccaaaccccccaaatcccaaaaactcCAAAtaccaaaaccaccaaaccccaaaccccaaaaccccaaaatcccaaaccccaaaaaccacaaaccccaAATAACCAAATCCTTctattttttgggatttttgggatctgAATCCCAAATTctaaaccccaaacccccaaacccccaaacccaaaaccccaaaccccaaaaccccaaaacgccAAACCTTTACCAAAATTCCGGCCTCATTCCCGAGTTCCCGGCACTGGGAATTCCCCaattcccaaaccccaaatccctaaaccccaaaaccccaaaccccaaaatcccaaaccccaaaaccccaaaatcccaaaaactccaaatcccaaaatcccaaaccccaaaaccccaaaaccaccaaaccccaaaccccaaaaccccaaaccccgaatccccaaatccttctattttttgggatttttgggatctgAATCCCAAATcctaaaccccaaatcccaaaaccccaaatcgcAAAAACGCCAAACCCCAAGgcccaaaaacccaaatcccaaatctcaaattccaaaaccccaaagcccaaaaccccaaatcccaaccctTTACTGGAATTCCGGCCTCGTTGCCGAGTTCCCGGCACTGGGAATTCCCCaattcccaaaccccaaatccgcAATTCCAAAActccaaatcccaaaaaccccaaaaccccaaatccccaaatcccaaaaccccgaaccccaaatccccgaaccccaaaaccccaaaaaccccaaaaaccccaaaaaccccaaaatccccaattcccaaaaccccaaaccccaaaaccccaaaccctgaatccccaaatccttctatttattgggatttttgggatttgaaTCCCAAATCctaaaccccaaaacccaaaaccccaaaaccccaaatcccaatccccaaatcccaaaaccccaaatcccaaaataccaaaccccaaaccccaacccTTTACCAGGATTCCGGCCTCATTACTGAGTTCCCGGCACTGGGAATTCcccaattcccaaatcccaaaaaccccaaaaccccaaatctcaaaaaccccaaatctcaaaaaccccaaaaaccccaaaaaccccaaaaacccccaaaaccccaaaaccccgaaccccaaaacccccaaaacccccaaaatccccaattcccaaaaccccaaatcccaaaaccccaaacccccaaaaccccaaaccccaaaacccccaaatccttctattttttgggatttttgggatttgaaTCCCAAactccaaaaccccaaaccccaaaaccccaaaaccccaaatcccaaaaaccccaaaccccaaaaaccccaaaccccaaaacccccaaatccccaattccAAAActccaaatcccaaaaaccaccaaaccccaaacccccaaaccccaaaaccccaaaccccaaacaccaaacccccaaaccccaaacccccaaaccccaaacccccaaaccccaaatcccaaaaccccaaagcttTACCAGGATTCCGGCCTCGTTCCCGAGTTCCCGGCattgggatttttcccagcACGGCCCCGCAGCTCCCGTGGGGTTGCAGAgaacaaaccccaaaagcaGCGCCAGGGTCCCCgaccccatcccagccccaaaacctgcggggaaaaaccccaaaatttcgGGATTGGGATGGAAACCAGGGCCCGACCCCAAAtctttgggattgggatggaaaACAGGCCCGACCCCATCCCGGCCCCAAAACCTgcggggaaaaaccccaaaacttcgGGATTGGGATCGAAACCAGGGCCCAACCCCAAaactttgggattgggattgaaAACAGGCCCgaccccatcccagccccaaaacctgcggggaaaaccccaaaactttgggattgggattgaaACCAGGGCCCGACCCCAAaactttgggattgggattgaaACCAGGGCCCGACCCCAAaactttgggattgggattgaaACCAGGGCCGGGATCCCCAAacctgggggaaaaaccccaaaacttcgGGATTGGGATCGAAACCAGGGCCCAACCCCAAaactttgggattgggattgaaAACAGGCCCgaccccatcccagccccaaaacctgcggggaaaaaccccaaaactttgggattgggatcaaaACCAGGGCCTGGGTCCCCGACCCCAtccctgaccccaaacctgcggggaaaaaccccaaaactttgggattgggattgaaACCAGGGCCAGGATCCCCAACCCCATCCTGGCCCCAAAACCTgcggggaaaaccccaaaacttcgGGATTGGGATCAAAACCAGGGCCCGACCCCAAACCTGtggggaaaccccaaaactttgggattgggattgaaACCAGGGCCCAACCCAATCCCGGCCCCAAACCtgtggggaaaaaccccaaaactttgggattgggattAAAACCAGGGCCAGGATCCCAAACCTGtgggaaaccccaaaactttggGATTGGGATCGAAACCAGGGCCAGGATCCCAAacctgggggaaaaaccccaaaactttgggattgggatcaaaACCAGGGCCTGACCCCAAACCTgcggggaaaaaccccaaaactttgggattgggattgaaACCAGGGCCTGACCCCAAaactttgggattgggattgaaACCAGGGCCTGACCCCAAACCTGtggggaaaccccaaaacttcGGGATTGGGATCAAAACCAGGGCCCGGCCCCATCCTGACCCCAAACCtgtggggaaaaaccccaaaactttgggattgggatcaaaACCAGGGCCTGACCCCAAACCtgtggggaaaaaccccaaaattttggaATTGGGATTAAAACCAGGCCCGACCCCATCCTGACCCCAAACCTgcggggaaaaaccccaaaactttgggattgggattgaaACCAGGGCCCGGCCCCAAACCtgtggggaaaaaccccaaaactttgggattgggattgaaACCAGGGCCAGGATCCCAAacctgggggaaaaaccccaaaactttgggattgggatcaaaACCAGGGCCCGACCCCAAACCTGtggggaaaccccaaaactttgggattgggattgaaACCAGGGCCCGACCCCAAaactttgggattgggattgaaaccagggctgggatccccaaacctggggggaaaaaccccaaaactttgggattgggattAAAACCAGGGCCAGGATCCCAAacctgggggaaaaaccccaaaactttgggattgggattttttgggagtGGGGGgaatttgtgggattttttaggatttttgggggattttttttgggatttttttgggatttttcagaggtttttttaggattttttttttaggattttttggggatttttttaggatttttctggaaatttttttgggatttttgtggaatttttttaggattttttttgaatttttgtaggatttttatggaattttttaggaatttttaaggggtttttttagaattttttgggatttttgtaggatttttttttagttttcttaggattttgtggattttttaaggatttttatGGGactttttaggaattttttaaagatttttttttaattttcttaggatttttgtggaatatttttaggatatttttaggattttgggggattttttcgaatttttttagtattttttggaatttttaggatttttgtaaaattttttaggatttttttagaattttttaggatttttctggaatttttcatgatttttaaattttttttaggatttttgtgggattttttagcattttttaagggttttttttaggatttttgtggaatttttttaggactttttttaaaaaattctggaattttcttaggaattttttgaatttttttagaattttttaggatttttttgggttttttaggatttttttttgggttttttttaggatttttgtggaaatttttagggttttttttaggaattttttaggatttttctggaatttttcatgatttttaattttttttaggatttttgtgggattttttagcttttttttttttgaattttttaggatttttttaggtttttttaggatttttgtggaatttttttaggattttttttaaaaaaaaaaatctggaattttcttaggaattttttaaattttttaggattttttttgaatttttttttattttttggggttttttttaggattttttgtggaaatttttagggtttttttttaggaattttttaggatttttctggaatttttcatgatttttaaatttttttaggatttttgtgggatttttttgaatttttttaggattttttagggttttttaggatttttgtggaatttttttaggatttaaaaaaaaaaattctggaattttcttaggaattttttgaatttttttaggatttttttttttaatttttttgggtttttttaggatttttgtggaaatttttagggtatttttaggatttttttaggatttttctggaattttttttaggatttttgtgggattttttagcatttttttgattttttttaggattttttaggattttttgggtttttttaggatttttaaaaaaaaattctggaattttcttaggatttttttaggattttttgggtttttttaggatttttgtggaaatttttaggggttttaaaggaattttttaggatttttctggaattttttaggatttttctggaattttttaggatttttttgaaattttttaggatttttggggggaattttgggatttttttcaaaattttcttaggattttgtgggatttttaaaggatttttttaggattttttggggatttttttgggatttttcaggggttttttttaggatttttttaggattttttttgaattttctgtgggatttttctggaaatttttggggggatttttgtggaatttttttaggaattttttgaatttttgtaggatttttatggaatttttttaggaatttttaagggttttttttagaattttttgggatttttgtaggattttttttaagttttcttaggatttttatgtgatttttaggaatttttttaaagattttttggaattttcttaggatttttgtggaatatttttaggattttgggggattttttaggatttttgtgggattttttttaggattttttaggattttttaaaatttttgtaggattttttttgaattttttaggattttttttaagatttctgtgggattttttttaggatttttgtagatttttttaggattttttcggaattttttaaagatttttaaatttttttaggatttttgtgggattttttaaatgattttttttggaaatttttgggaatttttttgaattttttaagggatttttttaggactttttgggattttttgggatttttctacgatttttttgggatgtttttaaattttttaggatttttttttttatttttttaggaatttttttaggatttttttggaattttttggaatttttttaggattcttgtgggatttttttaggatctTCTGGAATTTTCTCAggatttttaaggattttttaaaaatttttttaggattttttaaggatttttgtggaatatttttttatttttttaggattttgtagaatttttttaggactttttaaaaatttctttaagttttttttagggatttttttggaatttttttggaatttttggaaatttttttgggaatctaaaaggattttttagggtattttagaattttaaggattttttgtgggattttttaaggattttttggaattttttttttaggttttttgaaggatttttaaaggattttttaaagatttttttaggattttctggaagttttttaggattttttaggatttttttggaatttttgtaggatttttcggaatttttaggaatttttaaaggggtttttttaggatttttgttggatttttgttggatttttgttggattttttggaattttttaggatatttttggaattttttaggatttttaaaggattttttttggatttttcgaattttttaggatttttttggcattttttaaggattttttttaggtttttttacgattttttaaaagattttttgggatttttttaggatttttgtggaatatttttaggattttttaggattttttgaatttttttaggatttttgtgggatttttttaagattttttaaaaaattttttaggattttttgaggatttttggggaattatttggggattttttcaggaattttttaggattttttgacttttttggggatttttttgacttttttaggatagtttaaaaatttctttaaggtttttttaaggatttttgggatttttaaaggatttttttggaatattttagggatttttaaaggaatttttaaaggatttttgaggatttttgtgggatttttgtggaattttttaggatttttcggAATTTTTTCGGAATttttaaaggggttttttttaggatttttaaggatttttttaggatttttggcatttttttagggttttttacgattttttaaaagattttttgggatttttttaggatttttgtggaattttgtaGGATTTTTCGGAATttttaaaggggttttttaggatttttgttggattttt
This window contains:
- the POMC gene encoding pro-opiomelanocortin, with product MGSGTLALLLGFVLCNPTGAAGPCWEKSQCRELGNEAGILACAGSCRAQISLESPVFPGNGQFQPLSEGLRRYVMSHFRWNQFGRKNATEPGKRQGEEAEAEAEAEAEAEAEAEKGLGNEAGIPGFFRHSGKDGKRSYSMEHFRWGKPVGRKRRPVKVYPNGAEEESEENSRPEFRREEPTEEEGEEDEEEEEFPKFPWNSRKEKRYGGFMSPERIRTPLVTLFKNAIGKSFSKDGQ